TTTATATTCCTATCTTTACTTGCTACAATCGTTTTCTACCTTCGAGGCGCATGCCCCACCAATAAATGCAGCTACTTGTTCTTCCTGAATGACATGGTATGATACATGATTTCGTTCTAAATTAAACATTCTGTCCAACTTATCAACTCATCTTTGTTCCTCAAAGTGAGTAACAGCAAGaaaatatgtatgttgtgaACATGACAGATGATGTTAACAATGGAGATTGGGGGATGTGCAGCTGCAACAGCTATAGGAGAGGTGGGGCTGCATGGAAATTCCCATGCAGGTTGGGGTTCTATCTGCGGTTATTATGGGAAATTCTGTGACAGGGTCACCATTTCGCTCGTGTTTTCATATGTCTCAATTGTTTCATTGTTCATACTTACTGTAATATCCTCAATGAACTTCAAAGAGAATCCTCTTTAATTTAAGGATTGATACAGAAGAAGCGAATGTATGTAGAACAGTTGTTCTCTTAGGCACTTGTTTTCTACTTGGTGTTATTTGTTTGGAATGGAAAGAAAAGGGGAGCATGAGTAGCTGTTTAACTAGGCATTAAATAATAGAGACACCTCCGAATCCAAAATCCATACTAAGTGGTTATTACACCTTGCATACCCAAACTGCAACCTTGGCTTGTAATCTTgctacaaaaataaataaaatttatcacgCCAAAGTTAAAGATAATCTATCCAAATAGCATATAGAAGAGAAGATATTGAATTTGCTTAAAAAAATCAATGTCATAATTTCTCATTATATAATATACTTTATATTTTCTCACGTGATTTGATTTAAGATCCAAACTGACGTTATAACCACATACTCAAGAGAGTTAGAAACATACACAACTCCTACTTCTTATCAGCTTGAAAGTCACATGTACAAATATCATGATAACTTACAACTATCCAATTTTCAGTTGGGTCAAACCAACTAAAAATAAGAGATGGAAACAACCCTCTGACCAAATTCACTCGATGAATTCACAAAATTCAAGCATATCTTACTCACCAAGGCATGATCTCAAATGTCAAAAGAGGGTCCAAAATGAAAAGCATAACTCCATACAAATGAATGCCTACAAGCTACTTGATAGTAATGTACCGATTTGTTCCGTGTCT
The genomic region above belongs to Arachis duranensis cultivar V14167 chromosome 3, aradu.V14167.gnm2.J7QH, whole genome shotgun sequence and contains:
- the LOC107480046 gene encoding CASP-like protein 1F2 — protein: MDKEEAKAEKEKDMMSVSSENELLTCHAKFEAFPFFKTPRFLKGAKITLRLVTIVTTFIAMLCMITSHQSTTMLGTPLDARYSYSPAFRFFVYANAVACFFIFLSLLATIVFYLRGACPTNKCSYLFFLNDMMMLTMEIGGCAAATAIGEVGLHGNSHAGWGSICGYYGKFCDRVTISLVFSYVSIVSLFILTVISSMNFKENPL